From one Neovison vison isolate M4711 chromosome 1, ASM_NN_V1, whole genome shotgun sequence genomic stretch:
- the GCM2 gene encoding chorion-specific transcription factor GCMb: MAENRARSLAGSAARCGQMLAEVGQKADCVCPYGMKLSWDINDPQMPQEPAHFDRFCEWPDGYVRFIYRSDEKKAQRHLSGWAMRNTNNHNGHILKKSCLGVVVCARACALPDGSRLQLRPAICDKARLKQQKKACPNCHSALELIPCRGHSGYPVTNFWRLDGNAIFFQAKGVHDHPRPESKSETEARRSAIKRQMASFYQSQRKRIREPEAAENQDNSGHFNNMPPLESPEESDVIADTGPGFPIPGQPCFSFPSSEAYKATCDLATFQGDVMPPFQKYPNPRIFLPGPPCSYGLAGPSYKNSSPHPAHYPNSSSISNDTDWVHLNALRYNVNSYSSFERSFDFTSKQHGWKAALGAPGLGERPDHGQLQAVATHPYYNSELPCRYLSTPPAGAPALQTVITTTTKVSYQAYQPPALRYCDSIQEGKSPSGCNYASENIPLPIYPESLDFPASVARAASPAGSLPLTIPGDCRAIGPTLAFPQEPTPSRTDGAETWDVYPSRLGSAISYSDGASPFFSYDSEDF, encoded by the exons ATGGCTGAGAACAGAGCTC gATCGTTGGCGGGGAGCGCAGCAAGGTGCGGGCAGATGCTGGCGGAAGTGGGGCAGAAGGCGGACTGCGTGTGCCCTTACGGGATGAAGCTCAGTTGGGACATCAACGATCCGCAGATGCCTCAG GAGCCTGCGCACTTCGACCGCTTCTGCGAGTGGCCCGACGGCTACGTGCGCTTCATCTACCGCAGCGACGAGAAGAAGGCGCAGCGCCACCTGAGCGGCTGGGCCATGCGCAACACCAACAACCACAACGGCCACATCCTCAAGAAGTCGTGCCTAGGCGTGGTGGTGTGCGCTCGGGCCTGCGCCCTGCCCGACGGCTCCCGCCTGCAGCTGCGGCCCGCCATCTGCGACAAGGCGCGCCTGAAGCAGCAGA AGAAGGCGTGTCCCAACTGTCACTCCGCCTTGGAGCTGATTCCCTGTCGAGGGCACAGCGGATACCCCGTAACCAACTTCTGGCGACTTGATGGCAACGCGATATTTTTCCAG GCCAAGGGAGTGCATGATCACCCAAGACCAGAAAGCAAATCAGAGACGGAAGCTAGAAGAAGTGCCATCAAGAGACAAATGGCCTCTTTTTACCAAtcccagagaaagagaattcgAGAACCAGAG gctGCAGAGAATCAAGACAACAGTGGACATTTCAACAACATGCCTCCCTTGGAAAGTCCAGAAGAGTCTGATGTAATTGCTGACACTGGCCCTGGCTTCCCTATTCCAGGGCAGCCTTGCTTTTCCTTCCCCAGCTCCGAGGCTTACAAAGCTACCTGTGACCTAGCCACCTTCCAAGGAGACGTAATGCCACCCTTTCAGAAATATCCAAATCCAAGAATTTTTTTGCCTGGGCCACCTTGCAGCTATGGATTGGCAGGTCCTAGTTACAAAAATTCAAGCCCACATCCTGCCCATTATCCAAATTCCAGCAGCATCTCTAATGACACAGACTGGGTTCATCTGAATGCACTGCGATATAATGTCAATTCCTACAGCAGCTTTGAGAGAAGCTTTGATTTCACCAGTAAACAACACGGCTGGAAAGCAGCTCTTGGAGCACCTGGCCTTGGGGAGAGGCCCGACCATGGACAGCTCCAGGCTGTGGCCACTCACCCATATTATAACTCAGAGCTTCCATGCAGGTACCTCTCCACTCCCCCGGCAGGTGCTCCAGCCCTACAGACCGtgatcaccaccaccaccaaagtgTCCTACCAGGCCTACCAGCCCCCTGCTCTGAGATACTGCGACAGCATACAGGAAGGGAAGAGCCCTTCAGGGTGTAACTATGCTTCTGAAAACATCCCCCTGCCCATCTACCCGGAAagcttggacttcccagcctcagtagccagggcagcctcaCCAGCAGGATCACTTCCTTTGACTATTCCAGGCGACTGCAGAGCCATCGGACCCACTCTGGCCTTTCCCCAAGAGCCCACTCCCTCCAGGACAGATGGAGCGGAGACTTGGGATGTGTATCCATCGAGGTTGGGATCTGCGATCAGTTATTCAGATGGGGCTAGTCCATTCTTTAGCTATGACAGTGAGGACTTTTGA